gaccagcttacctcgataacgagagggccaaggtttgagacaagactgctgaatcttttaaccatctcacgtggttaaactctaagactatcgataccgacagaataaaaACATGTCTTTGAtatgaattactagtctgcagctaggaattcggtatcattgaaggCGAAGACAACCggcgaaacatctattctataacgacatgaatgaatgtcactctgaactatccattctaaccacgacagagagggcggacaaactctccaacagaaacaaacttttcaacagatatcccgacgacacactgagtgtaaatatatatattgattgcaattgttcctgaatgagtgagcgttcatgtgcaaaggattagcatttcaattgttataattatcaactgtgtgttgtcttatctcagtcgacccccacttcgcTTTTACACACCAAGCCGCAATGCCGGTTTACCCCACAAGGGAAACTccgttatcatttccttgtaactaggtactgtttgtttatgcatttctgtgaattacttagttagtaaataaatgatttaagacaattgatgtatggatgactcatagtgaagactgggttcgtgcagatttcCAACAATTTACGaagtttggaatgagactaacattTCATTAATTAAGatgactaattgatcagatattaaaatatctgaaaagttgtattaggaaaattataactttgtaatctgaatattttccttggtgccccgacttcctagttaattacatttgccTAATTAGTTAATCACGAAatgctaattacagagaatctttgataaaaaataaaaaaagtattccgttaatgatagtaaagacacgacagcaGGTTACCATGGTGTTCTTGGacacatggactatggtggtctgcttgaaacatgtaggtattacagactcggtcagggataggttgaaaatgtcagtgaagacacttgacagttggtcagcgcatgctctgagtacctgtccggtaatccatctggccctgcggccttgtgaatgttaacctgttcacatcggctacggagagagtgatcacacagtcggaGGCATTATATCAGGTTGGGATTAGGAAAGGATTGCATACAGTATAGCAAATTGTTTTTGAGGATATTTCTGGAATTAAGTATGAGTTGTGAACTTGCTAGTTCACTAACTAGATCATTTCCATTATGATTTAGTTAAGGGACTATTCAGCTGCAGAAAACACACAGAAATTCCTAATTTCCAGTATCCTACCTGTTTTGTTAGTTGGCCTGTTTTTGGAGTCAGGTATTTTCCCAGACACCATTACTGCTGGTTCAGCACTGCTGATTTTTTCTTGGCTGATCATCTCCAGTGTCCCACAGTCACTCACACAGAACTGAAaaatacacatactgtatttcaacCATGTGCATACACAACCTGGACTCACGGGTAAATCCAGGACACTCCAAATTCTTATGACATGTTACGTTTTGTAtgcattcatttgtggatgtccatttcatatttattttaattttacctttatttaactaggcaagtcaggtaagaacaaattcttatttacaatgacggccgaggacagtgtgttaactgccttgttcaggggcagaatgacagatttttaccttgtcagcttggggattcgatctagcaacctttcggttactagctcaacgctctaaccacaaggctacctgccataTGATAtattacgaattacaatttgtatgaaATGTTACGAATTTGAATTTGTAgaatatgttacaaattgcaattcatacaatatgttatacatttgcaaaacgtatgatgttatgaattccaatttgttgtggctaacgttagctaggtggctaaaaTTAGTTTGGCTAGGGGTTAAGGATAAAAGGTTAGCTAACATGATAAGAAGTTGAAAAGTAgcaaaaagtagtaagtagttgctaattagctaaagttgtccgtgatgtgttTTGAAcaagcaacctttgggttgcttaACATTCGCTTTATGCACcaaatcaaccaaccaaccaacccaccctACTTACGTTTTTTCCCTCAGTAACCTTCTGtcttgtcttatgtaaccataccgaACTGAACATATCATTCTAATTTGAGTGTTCCGGATTTACTTAAACTATGTTACATCtattctatgagaccaggctggcttGCCTCTTTACTCCAACAATGCTTAATACTAGAGAACCCTATGCTTATAATAACATACAACGGCCATCAGATGTCATTCACCTTAAGGTTGCTGCTGGGTAAGATGGCCATCCCTTCTTTCCACTCCAGTACATGGACGATGCTACAGGCTCCCCCAACCTGGGGGGCTAGAGTGGGGGTTTCCACCTCTCCAGCAGTGGCTCCATTACCTGCCTCAGCAGCACCCGGAGAGACCTCCACCTTCTGTGTACTGGGAACaggagctggggagagaggggcCAGTCTTCTAAGTTCTGAGCGAATGTGATATGTAGCTGTGTGAAACTAGTAGGAGGGTAGTATGTACCCCCCTCTGTTTTGTCAAAACTTAGGACATTGTGCAGCATATCTCTGAGTTGGAGAAAGTTCAGGGTGCAATACATTACGGAACACTATTGAGTGTAATAGTTCCAGGAGTCATGGTGGCCTTATCTCACCTGGCAGGATGAGTGCTGTGGTCTGTGGGTGTGTCTTCTTCGACAGGCTGTCATTGGAGGAGAGGGCATCACTGGAAGGATTGGGATCTGCTTCTTTGGCTGAAACATCCAGCTCCACTTTGGCACTCATGGCAGACTTCACTTACTGCCTCTGAAAAAAAGATGTCAGTTTAACCATCACAATTTCACATATTAATTAGGATTAGAATGACAGCTGAAGTGACATTGGAATATGGGTCCTGAATGCCAGAAAGGTTACAGGATTCAGATGTATTCCCCATATTATGCATCCCCTGCATCCAGTCTTGTTCTCTATTACCACTAAACAGCTAAATACATAGGACCATTCTTCTCCTTTTATCAATAATAATGCTgtttttctctgcattgttgtgaGGGAACCTTAAAATTGTAATTTTAGTCTCACTTGACAGCATCGGTGATAAAGTACATTCAaggaattatttattttaaaataaacaaTTTCATTGAGCTATTATGACCTTTATGTAATGTCAACTGCTTTATTTGACAACGCTCCTCTTCGAATAACAAGGGAAAGTAGCGCCACAAAGcaaaataattatattattaaTTTAACAAAAACACAGCAATTCAGCAGTAAAATGGCGGAGGATCAGAAACCCTTGAAGCtatttgagaagaaaaaaaaacaatttgtgaaaatgtaaaaaaaaaaaaaaaaaaatcctggcaAGATTTCGAATGAATGATATCGTTTCATgacattcaggcgagaaaaataaaataaaatccctATTATGTTGCGGACCGTTAGTTCTCTGGAAACCTGATGTAATAGGCTATCGAATGACAGAATATATTGAATTATTAAATGATTTGCGATACCAAATAGCTTTATGACTAATTATGTTCATGCATGCTGGATGTCAACCGCAAGAAAATTACAAATTCTCTTACCATCTGCAAGCGTTATAGTTTCAGGATTCTGTAGCGCTTATTGCAGGCACGTCAAAGCAATATACATGCATATTAGCTGATCAATTTGGTACTAAATTTAGCTTACCAGCGGTTTCTTCTTGCGGGTCAGAATCTTAAAAATCACGCATGCGCAACTCACCCTACAGCGGACTTGCATCGCTCCAATTCCATGAGTTAAATAACCTCCCAAATGATTTATAATTTCAACCATAACCTCTCCCCGCCGCGCGTCAAGGAAACAATTATATGACACTCAACAATTTCACCGTCAATCATAATATTCAATGACTCCGTTTTTGGCACAAACGTCAAAACACAGCAAAGCGTGTGTTATCATGGGAGAATAACATCACAAACCAGCAATTTTCATATGAACTTTTTATTAAATGTACAATAAAAAAAATGGGCATGTCACATGTAATCAGAACGGCTTCTTATGTGGAGAGGGTGTAATCTGTACCACCATCCCTGGTAAACCTGTTCATACAAGGCCAAAAATCTGCTCATCTACAAATTGtatgcacacatacagtacatcttgAGGGGGGGGCTCAATAGGTGAAATGACTCCTATCATGAAAATGAAAAACCAACTCAAAACACCACCCTGAGGTAAGCAAAAGCAGACAGAGGAATACGAACAAGAACTAAAAAGGATATTAAAGAAAAGGCCTGGCTTGTTTTAAATACAAAGCCCTTCAGACAAGCTCCTCTATGTACAATTAATACAAAACTGATCAATAGCTGTAATCTACGATGCGCACTCCCCCACAATAAACATGACTAAATCATTCTCATGCCATGTATAATACGTCAAGATAGTAGTTCGGATTTTTAAGTGTCAAGGATAGCACTGATTAAGACTGAGCATGCCTTGATGCACCTGGTGCTGCGATTGATCTGTCAAATCAAATAGGAGCTGGTCCTATATCACCAGTTGCTCAAATGGGGAACACCTGGATGAAGCCTTTAATCTCGGGAAGCTGATCTAGACCTGGATTTGGAGCGGGAGACTGAGCGCTTGTCCGGAGACTTGGAGCGACGGTCAGCTGCTGGGGAAGGGGAGCGAGAGGAACGCTCCTCCTTCCCATTTTTCACGGGAGATGCTGATCGGCTACGGGACTTCTTGTTGGCCGACTTCTCCTTGGAGCGGCTGCGGGAATCCCGCTCGGATTTCACCTTGGAGCAGCTCTTGGAACGGGACTTGCTTTTGTTGGAACGGGATCTGGATTTGCGGGTGCGAGAGCGGGAACGAGACTTCCTTCCAGACTTGGAGTGGCGTCTCTTGCTTCGAGAATGGGATCTGCAGGGTGTTGACAGAATGGTTAACAGTCTTTGGTCAATATGGGTACAACAATCTAAACCATACTTCTCTAGACATTAGGGCCAGCTTACCGGGAGTGGGATCTGGAGTTACTCCTGGAGCGACTGCTCCTGCGGCTCCTGCTACGAGAGCGACGTCTGCTGCGAGACCTGAAGAGGGGGAACAAGAATACAAATGTCACATTAAATGGCTGCATAAGTGTGACCACACATGGGATTCACTCATAAAGAGCAGGGTAGTATGTAGAACCTCACCTAGAGCGACTGCCAGAGTAGGAGCGTCGGCGGCGAGACTTTTCCTCCACCAGGCGGATCTTCCTCCCGTTGATGTCCGTGCCGTCCAGCTTGTCTAGGGCCCTCCTCATGTCCGAGCGTGAGCCAAACTCGATGACACCCTCGTTGGTACGCTCCTTGTGGGCGTCGGCATACGTGACCTCTCCAGCCTGACGCATGAAATCCTGTAGGAGACCAGGCAAAGTCACTGCCGAACATTACCCCAATTTTTCAGAAACAAAACGGCCTACCATGGATAGCAACTGACAGTTCATCTTCAGTACCTGTCCCTCACCTATAATTATAAACCAGGTAGTTGGGTCGTGgacactgattggctgaaacaccATTCCAGCTCTGtgtatatcagacaatataccacCGTATGGCGCAAAACTACTTGTTTACTGTTATATTTATGTTGGTAAccggtttataatagcaatagggCACCTTGTGGGTTTGTGGTACataatataccactgctaagggctgtatccaggcaatATGCTTTGCATCGTGCCTAAGACCAGCCCTTAGGTATGGTATATTTGCAATATACCACACtgcctcaggccttattgcttaaatataagtGTCCCCTCAACTCACCTTCAGATCCTGCCAGCTGCAGCGGCTGGACAGATTCTCAACGATCAGTCGGTACTCAGTACGGACGGGTGGCCCGTACTTATCCCTGCCAGTGCGgcttctgctgctgctgtaaccACTACTACCTTTAAATGACAGGACAGACAAATTGTCAGAAAAACAGAGTGGCATATAGGCATTTCACTTAATGGATCAGACCATGAACAGAGAATGCAACTACCAGAATAAAAGGTGTGGTATGTTTAATATAGGTCCTGTGAGATGTCCATCTGGACCCAGTCTCAAGACAAACCTAATTAAGTGACTGAGGTATTAAAGCTGTGGCATTTGTTGGCTTAGTGGCTGTACATTTGTATTCTCCTCACTGTACAGCCTCTGTAGTTCATTGCTGTGCAAAGAACACCACTGCATCTGTTATCAGCAACATACAGCCAGTCTGACAAATGTTTAAAAACCGCAAATCTTTAGCAGTATAAACAAATGGACAGTGATGTTCTTCTTACAAACTCTTGAATCCTGAAAGACAAACAGAGGCTTCCACAAAGTCAATGTCAAAAACTTGTAGCACATTTTGCAAGAGTGCCAACTGACATATCTCTACAAAGGTTTTACCCCATGACATAGCCTAACCGGTTGTCAAACTGGGGACAATGCAGTTGCTTTGCCTGCTTTACAGGGAAAGGTAACATGTTGACTTAAAGCCGTCCCACTTATTCTTTCAACATAGAAACCAATGGGAATCCTCACCATCACCCCTGGTCTATTGGAAAAAGGATGATGTCATCAAGGCTTCCGGTTAGGTCAGCCAAGGGTCAAGAGGCATAGGTCACACACACATTGTAAAGGTGAAAGCCAAGGCCAAACGGGACAGGCAGTCATCTTAGCCTCAATGGACTCAGCCTCAGCCCGCAGCTGGACTCTTTCAAATTGAAACATCAAGGACTTTGTTAATGTTGAAATCAAAACGCAAAGACAATTCACATGTAATGGTATTTCACGGTACAGCTGGGCTACATGGTGACAAAGTCGTGACTTCTTAACTAAATACAGTTGTTTATTGGTGTTCACAATTCCACCAGGAAGAAAACACTAGAAACATGGTTTCACTACACCTAAACAATCAGTAGCAGTAATCTGAGGTCTGCTCTGAGTTGGGTCAAACTTGTACCATACTCAATGGTGACACTATGGAAATGGTAACATCATTGAGTATTGGCGAGTTATGTCAAACTCCACTTCAGGATCACAGGCCTGTGTGTGTACGGTCCACATTCACATCTCCTTGACCCATTGGGAAAAGGGTGACGGGAACATTGAAATACATTGCACTTACTGCGACCACCACCCccgccgccaccaccaccatatCCATCTCGGTCACGGCGCGGTCCTCTGGCATGTTCCACGGTCACACGCTCCCCGCACAACTCCTTGCCATTCAGTTCATACACTGCGTCGTCCGCATCGCGATTATCCTCAAATTCTACAAAGCCATATCTAAAAGATAAAAAAGTTAAATAAGCTAGCAATAAAAACAAATGCCAAACCAATGAATTAAGGCACTTAAACTACAAGCTGCTAATTAGCCAACTAGTCAGTCACATTTTCTGTGAAGGATAACTATAGTTGTACGCCCCTGAACAGTCTTGATGCAACATAAAACAGGTGAAATGGTTCAAAAAGCACATTTGTCTGAGGGTCTGCGTTTTGAAAACACAGATCTCTCAACTCTAACGCATCCGCTGCAGTATAGGGTGTCCTATAAAAAAATGCTTTTTGACCAAGGGGTAAAATAAGTTAATTGTATAGATTTTCCTTGAAGAAAACCAATGGTCCAAACCTCAATTTGTTAAAAGGCCATgttcaaaataataataattgcattGCAACAGCTAGGCTGGACTCTGCAAGAATTAAGGCTACTGGCTACCTGACAGGCTCACTTTACTGTTGAACTCACATCTTTCTTTTTTGAGTCCACAGGACATAAAATAGTAGGGctgtattttactatataccggtattgaGGCACAGACTGGTTTTGGTTTTGACGTTATCTTCTATAACAGTATTAGAACGTTAAAAATAACAATTGTGATATGCCATGTATAACATCAATTTTATAGTTTACACAGCTATTCAAGACATCCCTCTCCTCGCAGCTTTCCACAGACCTAGCCCTGCCCCCCTAGGAGAGCACTTGTTGTTGCTTGACCACAAGAAACTTGTTCAGTCTGCACGGTCAATGTAGCACATGCAACAGTGTTGATGACAACAATGTTGtttccactttgcttcttaatataaaatTCAAaagcgttctataattacacAATTAGTTTGTTTCTTACATCTACAAAAAGCAAAGTTTGTCTATTCTAAGAAAGTTTTAACAGGCCTCAATCTGCATGTTTgcgcaacagtatcttctaaatcaaagaggaataagCAAATGATGAATATGTTGGCTACATGAAGAAACatttaatgtagccaaagattgtAGGGTCCCCTGGGAAACACTGTCCAACaatttggttcctaccctgtcacaataactcctccctgccATTTTCATTCATTGTCATGCCCACTGTaatcaaagtgcccactattataacAATATAATTAACATCCCAATTCCATGATaccaacagttcacccaagtgttttgatctaaatcacaacatttggttaaaaacaAGGCCTAGATTATTTAACCCATATTGTGCAGCCCcgtgtggcagtgtggaaattatcTATAATTTGAGGGCAAGAAATGTAGAAATGTATGAAAATGATTTTTGTTGAATTGAACCGAATGGAGAAAAACCCCAACGAATtaacttagaatgtatgtgttgccaccctagggtcacaCTACTCAAGGCAAATGTTGAActtttattatttaaaaacataacaTACTGTCATAAATTGGAAAAAAATATTGTGATATGCTATTTGGACCATGTCGCCCAGCCCCAACATAAGAGGTAAGATGGATATTGATTTTGAGCAGTCATGTAGTACATCACATTTTAGTACACACTTTCCATACCCATTCAAAAATGTTGTTATTTTTCAAATAATTCACAAGTGTAACTCTGAAATGTCAACGGAGCACTGAACATATACCAGGCTTTTTATTCTCAAAgccttttacatttaattcagctcATGCAAATTTGTTACACCCTGTGGGAGGACACCCTATAAAAGTATACATTTAAGAAAGTGCTATTGTCAGTCTCCCCCACAAAAAGAAAAAACACATGTAATATTGAAATACTGTAGGAATGACATTTATTAATATGGAGGGCTGTTTCTTCTgtggagtgccaatatggccgaccggtgacTTCAGAGCTTCATATGCCAATACTTAGCATCCaaaatccagggtttatatacatcattggtagCCACATGGCCGCACAAAAAAATATaggtttccactagataacacagcaaCAAAGTcgaaattggctatattgtaaaaatgcaTGAAAACAATTATTTTTGGTCCTCGTTTAAGGTTAAGAGtgattggttaaggttaggtttaaaaaccACATTTTAATAAGAGAAATCGTGGAAATAGGTGGGGTTCACGACTTTGGCTGTAATAACTAGTAACGACCAAAAAAACTGCCTGCAGCCAAACAAGCAGCCATTTTGAACACGCTGTGTAGTAGCTAGCATCTAAATACGTTAGCTAGGGGCCTTCTTTACCAAACATGTTAAATGCTTTAGTAAATCAAATGTGTGCATCTAATAACCACTAACTTTAGCTAATTTCTATTACACGCACAGATAACACAAGAAAGGCAAATGTGAATGTATTTCGCTTATGTTTTGGGGAAGCTAGCCGAAAGCAagtaggtaacgttagctagttaacgccAACTGGATATGAAGTTACCATTAGCTTGCCAGCTATTTTTTGTTCTAACTGATTCTCTTATATGATCAACTTACCCATTTTTCAGATCAATTTCCATAAGCTTTCCGTAGCCATTGAAAAATCTTTGAAGGTCTTTTTCTCGAGCATTATAATTAAGTTTTCCAACATAGATGCGAGGCATGATTATTGATCCTCGCACAAAATATCGTAATCAAAAGAGAAGTAGCCGAGGAGTTCGAATGTTTTATGTAGACTGTGACGTAAAAGACCATCGCGAGAATACACGAATTCCCGCTCCGGTGTCTGGTCATCTgaaccagtgtttcccaaaccctGGTCCTCGAGTACCTCCAACAGTAGAGTTTCGTTGTAGCCCTTGACAAACGTACATAATTCAAATCATTgtgggcttgatgattagttgaccagttgaatcaggtgtgcttgtccagggttacaataaaaatGTGGGGTAAtcgaccagggttgggaaacactgatctAAACCAAACCCTAAACATGGCTGTCTAAATTCTGCTTGTAGTCTACTATCGTATAGAACTAAACATTTTCCTGCAGCATTTTTCAGTTTATCGTGCAGAGTACTTTAGCTATACATTATAGTAGCCTACTATAGACAAGGGAATTTAGAGATACTGGGACCTGTAGCTATTGATgccagcaggtagcctggcgggtaggagc
This window of the Oncorhynchus clarkii lewisi isolate Uvic-CL-2024 chromosome 16, UVic_Ocla_1.0, whole genome shotgun sequence genome carries:
- the LOC139368738 gene encoding serine/arginine-rich splicing factor 6-like isoform X1, whose protein sequence is MPRIYVGKLNYNAREKDLQRFFNGYGKLMEIDLKNGYGFVEFEDNRDADDAVYELNGKELCGERVTVEHARGPRRDRDGYGGGGGGGGGRSSSGYSSSRSRTGRDKYGPPVRTEYRLIVENLSSRCSWQDLKDFMRQAGEVTYADAHKERTNEGVIEFGSRSDMRRALDKLDGTDINGRKIRLVEEKSRRRRSYSGSRSRSRSRRRSRSRSRRSSRSRSNSRSHSRSHSRSKRRHSKSGRKSRSRSRTRKSRSRSNKSKSRSKSCSKVKSERDSRSRSKEKSANKKSRSRSASPVKNGKEERSSRSPSPAADRRSKSPDKRSVSRSKSRSRSASRD
- the LOC139368738 gene encoding serine/arginine-rich splicing factor 6-like isoform X2, whose protein sequence is MPRIYVGKLNYNAREKDLQRFFNGYGKLMEIDLKNGYGFVEFEDNRDADDAVYELNGKELCGERVTVEHARGPRRDRDGYGGGGGGGGGRSNSGYSSSRSRTGRDKYGPPVRTEYRLIVENLSSRCSWQDLKDFMRQAGEVTYADAHKERTNEGVIEFGSRSDMRRALDKLDGTDINGRKIRLVEEKSRRRRSYSGSRSRSRSRRRSRSRSRRSSRSRSNSRSHSRSHSRSKRRHSKSGRKSRSRSRTRKSRSRSNKSKSRSKSCSKVKSERDSRSRSKEKSANKKSRSRSASPVKNGKEERSSRSPSPAADRRSKSPDKRSVSRSKSRSRSASRD